The Mesoterricola silvestris sequence GATGGCCATGGGGTGGGCCGAGGAGGGGAAGCCCTCGAAGTGGAACTTCATGTCCTCGTGGATCATCTGGTACTTGGTCAGGAGGCCCGAGAAGCGCAGGCGCTCGGTCTCCGTGGGGAGCTTGCCGAAGATGATCAGGTAGGCGGCCTGCACGAAGGTGGAGCCCTCGGCCAGTTCCTCGATGGGGATGCCCCGGTAGCGGAGGATGCCCTTCTCGCCGTCGATGAAGGTGATGCGGCTCTGGCAGCTGCCGGTGTTGCCGTAGGACTCGTCGTAGGTGATGCAGCCGGTCTTCGTGCGGAGATCCCGGATATCCAGGGCGCGCTCGGCTTCGGTCCCTTCGATGATCGGGAGCTCGATCACCTTCCCGTCCAGTTCCAGTTTCGCCGTGTTGGTCATGAATTCCTCGCAGGTGGCTGTAGTGGAGCATTTTATACGGGAGTCTCGGCTTGCACGCTCCCGAATATTGGCCGGCCGGGATACGCAAAAGCCCCGCGAGGGCACGGGGCCGGGTCGACTTCCTTCAACCGTAACTGAATTTGCGCCTCTCTCGCAAGAAATGCGCGCGGATTTTGAGATTACGTCACAATGGGAAGCTGGCGGGCACCCCACTTAGGAGGAGCTGACCATGGGAACCAGGAACGCGGTGCTGCTGGGGGTCGTCCTGCTGGGCCTGGGCGCCCTGGGGGCCGTGGGCCTCGGCGGGAAGAACAAGGGAATGGAGGCAAGGGTGGAGCAGGGCGGGAAGAAGACGAAGGAAGAGCTGAAAAAGGTGCTGACGCCGGAGCAGTACCGGGTCACCCAGGAGGCCGGGACGGAGGCCCCCTTCACGGGGGAGTACTGGAACTCCAAGGGCGACGGCATTTACGTTGACGTGGTCTCGGGGAAGGCCCTCTTCTCCTCCAAGGACAAGTTCGATTCCGGCTGCGGGTGGCCCAGTTTCACCAAGCCCCTGGAGCCCGGGGAGGTGGTGGAGCGCAGGGACGTCAGCCACGGCATGGTGCGCACCGAGGTGCGGTCCCGGGACGCGGACTCCCACCTGGGCCACGTCTTCGACGACGGGCCCGCGCCCACGGGCCAGCGGTACTGCATCAACAGCGCCTCCCTGCGCTTCGTCCCCGTGGCGGACCTGGAGGCCCGGGGCTACGGCCAGTACCTGGCCCTTTTCGGACTGGCCCCCTCCCGCAAGGAGGTGGCCACCCTGGCCGGGGGCTGCTTCTGGGGCATGGAGGACCTGGTGCGGGAGCGCCCCGGGGTGATCAAGACCCGCGTGGGCTACACCGGCGGCACCACCCAGCACCCCGTGTACGAGGACGTCCACACCGGCACCACCGGCCACGCCGAGGCCATCGAGGTGACCTTCGATCCGGCCCGCACCAGCTACGAGGCCCTCCTCAAGTTCTTCTTCACCATCCACGACCCCACGACCCCCAACCGCCAGGGCAACGACATCGGCACCCAGTACCGTTCGGCCATCTTCTACCACGACGAGGCCCAGAGGAAGACCGCCGAGAAGGTGAAGGCCGAGGTGGAGGCCTCCGGGAAATGGAAGCGCCCCCTGACGACGGAGATCGCCGCGGCCGGGACCTTCTGGCCCGCGGAGGAGTACCACCAGGACTACCTGAAGAAGCATCCGGGGGGGTACACCTGCCACTACATCAGGCCGTTCACGTTCTAGGTTCCCGGGAGGCGTCGGAAGTCGGTGCGAAAAAACGGTTCTAAGAAGTAGTAACAAAATCTGCCGCCGCCCATGCCGAAACCGGGCCGATATCCATCTCGTCTTTCTCAAGGTTGCCGCGAGCCTGATCTGCTTCTCTGCATTGAGTTGGTAAAGCGCTACCCACAAGGGGCATCGAACTCGATCCATGTTCATCCCAGACATCACTGTTCATCCCTGTTACGCAGGGCCAGCGAAGGCTTGGGTCGGCGCGCGCATTACCCAAATTCGCCGACCCAAGCCTTCGCTGGCCCTGCGTAACAAGGATGAACAGTGATGTCTGGGATGAAGGAGATGAGGCCTACCGATCCCCGGCGAAGATCGGTGGTTTTGGTACCACTTCTAACTCCCTCCAGGCTCCGACACTCCTGGGTTCCGGCCCGGATGCCCTGCTGGCGCGTGGGAGAATCCCGCCGCATGGCAAATCCGGGATCCGTGGAGCCCGGTGCGGTGGCCCCGCATGCCGTGATCTCTGGAGGCTTGGGTGGGTGAGCTTCCAGGACGGTTCCGCCCGGGTGGAGGGACGGCAGCGGGAGCAAAAAGAAAAGTTGACCATTCCTGTCGGTTTACCCGTTCATCCCCCGATTTGACCCGTTCAGGGGAAATTCCAGAGCTTTTTGGGAACGCTGGGGAGAATGAACGCGCTCAATTCGCACGCGCCCGACCCTCATTTCAGGCTGATCCCCCTGGGGTGCAACCCGGGTGTCGCATCCCAGATGAATCCAACCAAGGAGGAGCAGGATGGTCACGACGAAACTGAAGCTGGTTTTCCTGGCCATGTTGCCAATCGTCCTCGCCGGTCAGACCTCGCAGTACCGCATCCTCTATCCCCCTCACGCGACCCTCGCGGGTGCGAGCGCCTCCGGACCGGTGGAGGGAGGGGCTCAGGGCTCCTCGAATCTGTTCCCGGTGGTGACGGGAAACGGGTGGTCCGTGGATATGGGCAAGGGGGCCCTGTCCATCGTGGTTCCGGTGGGCACGGTTCCCGGTGAACTGCCCATTCCGCTGACGTTCCGGTTCAACGCATCCCAGGCCTTCCCAGTCGTTAAAGCCTCGATTTATGTGGCGGGAGGCGCAGGTGCGGCCGTTAAGACAGCAGGCATGTCCCCCATGATCGGAACAGGGGGGCGATATGCCTCCGGATTCGCCAGGTACAATCGGCCCATATTCGGAACGGTGGATTTCGGTTTCATTTCTTCCGGAGACGGCCAATCCGTTCCGGGCACGGATGATGACCTGGCCGGCAAGTTCGATAGCTTCACCCCGAACAGCTACTACGTCCTCGAGGACGGCACCGTTCATTCCCAACTGGATTTCTCGACCATGGGGGGAACCTTCAGCCTTCCTCCGCGCTTCGGGTTTTCGGCCAAGGCCGCCAGCGCGGTTTCCATCAATTCCGTCGGTACGCTCGTCACCTATCCGGCCGTCGCATCCGATCTGGGGTCCTGGGCAACCCAGGCTGCGGGGTTGGCGCCCGTGGGTTTCACGGCGGGTGCCCACACCGGGTACAAGGTGGTCATGGATCGGGACAGGGCCCGGGTCTATGCCTACGCCCAGGAACTGTACGCCTGGGTTCCCATCCTGTGGGTGGACAGGTTCGGCCATTGGGTGGGATTCCAGTGGAAGAACACCACCAGCGGACTCCCCAGCGGCATCGCCTCGGTGCGCTCCGTCAAGGTCCTGAACCACCGGAACAAAGGGGTCCAGGTGCAGTGGGCGGAACCCACGGCGGGGAGTTCAGCGCCCCTGGGAATCTACCTGCGGGCCGATTTCATCAATATCCAGGCTCCCACGCTCCAGGCCACGGGGTATCCGGATCTGGCGGGAACCATGGCGCGGACGATACTCCCTCTCGCCGCGGGTCCCGACCTTCGCCCCACGACGCTCCAGATCGGCAATCCGCTGATGGGTGCGCCCAATTGGCTCCAGTTGCCGGTTCCGTCCCCCGTGGGCTCAGGCGCCTGGCCCTCCCAAGACCTGTCCTGGGCATTCAACTACGTCACTCCCTCTCTGGATGAACTGGCCAGTTTCACGGATTCGAGGGGCCTGACCACCGTCCTGGGCTGGCAGACCACCACGCTCCTTGACCCCACCGCGGCCGCCACGGGCGCTTCGCAGATGGTCGACATCTACAGGAGCGTTCACACCGCGGTCTCGACCGATTCGGGCATGACCTTGTCGCGTACCTGGACGTGGAACCTTCCCGCGGCACCGTCCGCGACCGTGTGGCAAAACGCGTATTCGCAAGCCTGGTCCGGAACCCAAAGCTGGAATGACGCGGCCATCCAGGCAGGTCACCGCGGACGGAGCCCTGACCTCGACCCAAAGCTACAGCCTGGGGTCCCCCGTCGGTTTGGATGGAACCATTTCCGCCAAGGAATCCTGGAAAACGACCACCACGAACATGCCGGATCGAATTCAGACCCGGGTCATTGATGCGGCCTACGGAACCCCGATCTCTGAGACCCTCGCATCAGGGTCGTATTTTATGACACGCTACTACACCTACGACCGCCACCCGGAGTTCCTGGATCCCGCGAGGACCACCAGCGTAAGGGACGTGCGATCGGATCCTTCGGGGCCTCAGGCGAATCCGCCCACCCAGTCGACTACCTTCGACGCAACCACGTTCCTTCCCCTGGGAACCTACCTGGACGGCGGGTCCTCCGTGGGCCAGATCGGCAGGGCCTTCACCTATGCTTCCAGTGGGAACCTATCGGGACACCTGCAAACGGTGACCAATTACGCCACGGGCGCGGTCTTCAGCGCCGCGGGCGTGGCCACGCAGACCTGTGCGCTGGACCCGGCCACGGCCCTGCCGTCGTCCCTGAGCGTCACCTACGATGGACCCGCGGGGTACACCAACGCCTTTTCGAACGGGTGGACAGCCTACGATACGGCCGACCGTCCAACAACCAGCACCGATGGCCTTGGCGTGGTCACCCAGACCACCTACGATGGGAGAGGACGCGTAACGACCCTTCAAAGGGGAGGCCAGAGCGACGTCACCTTCACCTATCCCTCGGAAACCACCTGGACAAGCACGCAGAACCTCCGCAATACGGTCGTGAACCTGGATGCGTTCGGCCGGGTGAAGACCCGCTTGCGCGGCGTAGATGGGGTGACCGAAATCTGCACCTATGATGGGAACGGGAACCCGGCCTCCCTCCAGGAACGTTCGTCCGCGGGAAATAGCCGGGTTCAGGCCCGGACCTTTGATGGCCTGGGCAGGCTCAAGACCCACACACCGCTTCGGGGCCCCATGGTCACGTACAGCTATTCCACCGATTCAAGTGGGGGGCAGGTGACGTCCATTGCCTATTCCGGGCAGAGCTTCACCACCAGCACCACCCAGGATTGCTGGGGACAGACGGTCGCCTCCACGGATCCCTATGCCACGGTCACAACCACACGGTATGACGCCATGGGCCATGTCGTCTCCCTCACGACGACGCCCGCCGGGTTGGTGGGGCAGACCCGGACCTTCACGTACAATGCCGCAGGGCTCCTGGTGAACCGGACCAGCCCTGAAACCGGAACGACGACCTTCGGCCCCACCTTCAATCAATTGGGCCTTCCCCTCACGGTCACGGAGGGCACGGGACGTGCACGCACTATCAGTTACGATGGGTTGGGACGGATACGAACCGTGGTGAATGGGACGGACCAGGCCATAACCCATTTCAATGGGCTGAGAATCTCCACCTGCAGCACGACCAGTGCTGGCCAGGCGTCCTCGATCCAGTACACCCTGGACGACTACGGGCGCCTCCAGGCCGAGCAGGTGCTCCCCCCGGGCGCAACGACCCCCTGGAACCAGTCCTATACCTACGATTCGGCGGGTCGAATGCGTTCCGTGACCTACCCGGACGGGAGGATCGTCGGGTACGTCTTCGATGACACCGGCAATTTTGGGCGGACGACCTCCGTTACCGTCAATGGCGCGACCTTCGCCAATGTGACGTACGATGAATTCGGATGGGGCAATCGAAGGACCTTGACCTTTGTTTCCACCGGGTCATCGAATACATGGGAATATACCTCCGACGGAACCCAGCTTTCCAGCCAGACCGTGAACCCGGTTGGTTCCAGCGCCATCGTGCGGAACTACGCCTACGATGCGCTCAACCATCTGAATCAGGCCGGGGAATGGGCTTCCCTGAGCCATGATTTCCTCGGGCGCCTGACGTCGGCTTCGGGCGATGGGGTAAGCGCAACGTTCAGCCATGACGGATACGGCAACAATACCTATTCGCAGGCGGGATCCGCCGCAGGCTTCAACAACTTTGCATACCTGCCCCTGCCTTCCAACCGGGCGACGGCCTCGGACACGAGCGGCGCCGCGACCGGCTGGTCCTACAACGCCAACGGCGAGGCGCTCACCGCCGGGACCGCCCTGGGGAGCGTGTATCCCCAGTTGGGTCTCGCCTGGGATGGCCTTGACCGCCTGAGCAGCAGCAGTCTGCCCGGCTTCACGGAATCCTATGGCTACCTTCCGAACGGCCTGCGCGTGCAACGCCTGAACAGCGCCGATCCGTCCCAGAACCGGCGCTACGCCTACGCTTTCACGGGGAACCTCCTGGCGGAGTATACGGGGTCGGGCAACACCTGGTCGTGGCTCGGGGATATCGTCTACCTGGGCTCCCAGGCGATCGCCGAATTCTCGAATGCGGGCACCTTGGAGTTGCACGCCGACCACCTGGGAACGCCCAAGGTTCTCACAAGCGGACAAACCGGCGCCCTCCTTGGGATCCAGGCCTTCGGCCCGTTCGGCGAGCCGAGGGGCTCCTACCTGACCCTGACGGGCTATACCGGACACCAGCAGGCTGACTCGACGGGGCTCATATACATGCGCGGGCGGTTCTACAGCCCGGCGTGGCACCGGTTCCTGAACAGCGACCAGGGGGCGGACCCGAATCAGCCTAATCAGTATGCATACTGCGGTGGCAGCCCTTTTATGCTGACTGACCCCTCAGGATTGGATTCCAGTGGGTATTGGGTCTACCTCATTACGTGTAACGGCGCTGGTATCTATGTTTCCACTAGTAAAGAGGATGCAGAAAGTGCTCTGATTAATTATCAGGCGCACGGTACCGAGAAATATGGCTCCGATGCCCAATTCCAAATGACTGGAACATATTATTCAATGGACAGCAAGTCGACTACCCCTTCTTTCCAAACTGATTCTGGCAGATGGGTGACATTAACTAGCAGTGGTGAATGGATTTATGGCATTGCCCCTATCACAGAAGCCGGGGATAGTAGATCGTCGCAAACAGATGTTCAATTCGATAAGCCGAAAATTTGGTTTGGAGATATCAGGTACCCTGAAAGACCTACGATTGGGGATTATGCATTCAAGACTCTGGGGCTCGGACCAGCTTCGGTTACCTTATACACAGATAAGTTTGGTGGATATCACGTAGCAAATAGCCTTGGGAAGGGAATAGGAATTCCTTTCCAGGCTGGTTACGGATGGTTTTCCGAAAGCGTGTCTTCCTCTGCAGAGGTTTCTGAGCGATTGAAGGGCTTGAGCTTTACTCTTGGTGCTGCGGCAGCTGGTGGTGTGAACGCTGTCGGGTCTACCCCGATCATTCCTGCGAGTCAAACGGCAGCCGAGGTGAGTTTTGGACCGCCTTCCGCGAGTGTAGGCGTGAGTTGGGGTTGGAATTGAAAGGAGTCCAGGAATGAAAATGCGTCGGCTGCTTGTTAATACACTCGGTATCCTCACGGTATTGCCTGTGATTGGCTTGATAGGCATTGGCATTTGTTTGGCAACTGGGCATGTATTTCCAATATTATTTGGAACAGAAGAGAACGGACATGTCGGTATAGCCATTATTGCTTTAGTTCTTAGTTGGTTTGTTCTGATAATCATTTATATTCTACATTCATACAGCAACGCTTCTTTGTCTAAATCTGAAAAAGATAAATGGAGAATACTATTTTCGGTCATTCCATATATTGCAATGCTTAAATATTGGTACAAATTCATGTATGAAAACGGGAGGAAGGAATGAGTTTTCGCAAGCAGCGTGGAGGGTCAGTTCTGGTGTGTTAGATGCAACATCTGCTTGTGTCAATTGACAAGTTTAAAATCAGAGCATCCGGCGCTTCCGTTTGCATAATTTGCAATTTATAGGATGAAGCTTGCACTTTGCTCTGCCTTCCAGAAGTCTCTTCGTCTGACGGTTCCTGGAACGTGCTTTTACGCTTGGACACACCCCTCGCTCTAGCCGCAGCCCACGCCTTCTTGAAAGCCGCCCCTGCCCACGGCAGTATAAAGGCATACCTAGGAGATTCTCATGGACCTTTTCTCTGGCAAAGGCATGGGCTGCCTTGGCCTAGGCGTCCTCGTGATCGTCCTTGCGGTGTCCTGCCCCATGATGATCAGCGGGCCCAGCGATCCAGTTCTGTTCGAGACCAAGGCCGTCACCGTGGCGCCCGGCGAACTGTTCCGCGTCAGTGTCCGCCTGCTGGGACCCGAGCAGAAGATGGGCCGCGTCGCCTACGATTTCCAGCCCGGAAGCCCCAAAGGGGGGCCCAAGTGGGCCTTCGAGGGCGACGGATCGATGGGCTCCAAGCCTGACGGGGTCGTGCTGGGCGGCAACGTGATCAGCCTGATGTGCCTCGCCCCGAGCCAGCCGGGCACCTACACGCTGAAGGGGTCCTACCCCGGGTGGTTCACGCCCTCCCTCAAGTGCCAGGTGACGGCGGCCCGGGCCGGGGACCTGGTGGGGCCTGCGATGGGGCTCGTGGTCCCGGAAATGGAAGCCGGCAGGTTGTCCTGGCGGTGGGCCGTGGGACCGGTCCTGGAGGATTGCTCCGCGACCCTTCTCGAGGACGGCAGCGTCCTGGTGGCGGGTGGCTGGGAGGACCGGGCCTCCCGGAGGGCCTCGGACCAGGCGTTCCGCTACTGGCCTGCGTCCCGCAAGACCGTGGCCGTGGGGCCCATGATGAAGGGTCGCGCCCTCCAGGAATGGGTGAGGCTCAAGGATGGCCGGGTGCTGCTCTACGGGGGCGCGGGGACCTCCGACGGGGAGGTCTTCGACCCGGCCTCCAACACCTTCCGGCTGGTGACAGGGGTGACCCTGGAGGGCTTCGGGATCCGGCTCTGCCTTCTCAAGGATGGCCAAGTGCTTGGCATTCCCTGCGTCGGGGAGGATGGAGTCCAGGGGCTTCCCGGACCACCCTCCGCGTTCCTTCTGGACGGGAAGACCCTGGCCCTTCGGGGGACCATACCCGTCCTGAGCCTGCGGGAGAACCCAACGATCACGGCCCTTCCCGACGGCGGGGCCCTGGTGGTGGGCCCGCCACCGAATCCCGGGGACCCGGACCGCTTCCTGGCGCCGGACCCCGGAAGCCTGACGGAGCGCTTTGACGCGGCCAGCCGCAGCTTCCGGCCTGGCCCCCTCGTGCTGCGGGGCCGGCGTGACCACCAGGCCCTGGCCTTCCCGGATGGCAGGGTGCTCATCCTGGGGGGCTGGTCCAACGCCTACGCCTCCCCTGGCATGTCGGGACGCAGCCTCGTGGAGCAGGCGGAATGGTTCGATCCCGCCACCGGAGCCTTCGTGGACGGGGATACCTTTCGCTCCCTGGACACGGAACCCGCGGCCGTCCTCCAGGACGGAAGTCTTCTCTACGGCGCGGGCACCCGGCTTTTTCGCGGCTTCCCGGCCCGGGGCCGCGCGGTCGCGAACGCGCTCATCCCCCACCGGATGGTGCCGCTCCCGGACGGAAGGGTCCTCCTCCTGAGCCGGGCAAGTCTGGCCACCCAGCTCCTCTATCCCTGAGGATCCCATGTCGCCAAGCAGATTCCTGTTCGCCGGCCCCGTCCTGGCCGGCCTCCTCCTGGTAGGCATGCTGCTGTGTCCTGGAATACCGCGGCACGGCCGCCGCATCCCATGGCAGATCGAGCCGGCTGAGGTGGTGACCACAGTGGGAGAACGGATTTCCCTCGTCCCCTTCCAGATCGATCCGAGCACGTCCCAGCCCCGCGGATTCCGCTGGAGCATGGAGGGGCCGGGGCCTTTCGGCACCATCAGCCCCGAGGGCCTGCTGGCCGCGCCGGATACTCCCGGGTCGTTCACCGTCGTTGCCACCTGCCGGAAGGACGGAACGGTCCTGAAGGTGCCGGTGCGCATCTGCCCCGCGGTGAAGGGATGGAGCACGAGCATGCCGTCCATGGGCTGGGGCCGGTCGGCCCCGGCGGTGGCGCTGCTGGATGGGGGCGGCCTCCTCGTCGCGGGACAGGAAGACCCTCGATCCTCAGGGGGCTATCGGCCGGGGATCGCCCCGCCGGAGCATTGGAACCCCCTGAACCAAATGTGGAATCCCTTGCCGCCCATGGCTCGGCCCCGAAATGGTTTCCATCTTCTCCCGCTGTCCGAGGGGCGTGCTTTGGCGGTGGGAGGCGTCGGGGAGGACGAGGCGGCGGTCCGGGGCCTGGAGATGTTCGAACCGGGGCCTGAGCGGTTCCGGGAGGTCGGGGGGACCCTTTTCGAATACCAGGACCCCGCCCTGGCAATTCTACGGGATGGATCGGTCCTGGTGACCGGCGCCTCCCCCGACGAAGACCTCTACCGCTTCCGAAAGGAGCCCGGCGATGTCCGGGCGGAGCTTCTCCGATGGGACCCGGAGGCCCACAGCTACCAAGCCTCGCCCCTTTCCGCGCCCCCGGGGGCCTACCAGAAGGCGGTCGTACTGCCTTCGGGCCGGGTGCTCCTGGTGGGTTTCCATTCCAATGCCCTGTTCGACCCCGGCACGGGACGTTTCGGGAACCGGCTACCCTTCGGTGGCCGCCACGCCTTTGACGACGGTCAGGGCAGGGTGCTGGTGGTGGGTCCCCTAGGGTCAAATCCCAACCTGTTCCACGTCCGCCAGGTAGACGCGGAGGCGGGAAAGACCTTGCACGAATGGGACGTGGTCGCCTCCGAAGGCGCCGCCGTGGTGCGGCTCGGTGACGGGCGCCTCCTTTTCGCCGGGGGGCGTTTCCCGACCAAGGACAAGGCGGATGTGGTGCTCTTCGACCCGTCATCCGGGCTCCGCGCGGAACTGGCGGGCCTGCTGCATCGTCGTGCCCGGGCCACGGCCCTGCTGGGGCAGGACGGCAGAGCCCTCTTCATCGGGGGGGATCTGCAATCGGATCTGCCGACGATGATCGTCGAACGCTACGAGGTTCAGGGAGCCAGGTAGTCTCAAACCACCCGAATGCCAGTTGGGACCGGAATCAACGCTGTCCCCCCACCCCCTCCCCCTTGGGCCTGCCCACCCAGGCATAGAAGCTGGGCAGCGCAAGCAGCGTGAACAGGGTGCTGGTGACGAGGCCTCCCACCATCGCGATGGCCAGGGGGCGCTCCAGTTCCGATCCGCCGAACCCGAAGAGCATGGGCATCAGGCCGAGGATGGCGGCCCCGGCGGTCATGAGCTTGGGGCGCACGCGGCCGAGGCTGGCCTCCCGGAGGGCCTCCTGGAAGGGCACCCCCTTCGCCATCAGGTCCTTGGCCTGGGTGATGAGCACGAGGCTGTTCTGCACCGCCACGCCGAAGAGGCCGATCATGCCCACGATGGAGCTGATGTTCCAGGTCTCCCCGGCCAGCCACAGCGCGAAGAGGGCGCCGGCGAAGGCGTCGGGCAGGGTGGCCACCACGACGAAGACCTCCTTCCAGCGCTTGAGGGCCAGGTAGAGCAGGCCCATCACCAGGGACAGGGCGGCGGCGATGGCGAGGCCGAGGCGGCGCTGGGTCTCCCGGGCCTCCTCGATCTTGCCCCCCAGCTGGACGGAGGTGCCCTCCGGGAGCCGCAGGCCGGCCATGGCCTTCTCGATGCGCCGGGCGGTGCCGCCCAGGTCGCCCGAGGTGCGGATATTGAGCCCGATGCGGCGCTGGGCGGATTCGCGCCGCACCAGGGTGGGGGTGGAGGCCTCGGCGAAGCGCACCACCTGGCCCAGGTTCAGGGCGCGGCCATCCTCCAGGACCAGGGGGGTGTCCTTCAGGGTCTCGGGGCTCACGCGGCCGTCGTTGGGGAAGCGCACGACGCGCTCGATGCGCTGGGGGCCGTCGAAGCGCACCTCGGATTCCAGGCCCTGGAGCGCGGCCTGGAGGGTCCGGGCCACCAGGGTGCGCGGGACGCCCAGGCGCCGCAGCGCCTCCTCGTCCAGGACGGCCCGCCACCGGGGCATGGGGTCGGGGGTGTCGGCGGTGACGCTGCGGACGCCCTCCAGGCCCGAAAGGCGCTCCCGGAGCGCCGGGATCGCGCCCCGCACCGCCTCCAGGTCCCGGTTGAAGAGCTTGACCTGGATGTCGGCGGGGGTGCCGCCGATGCCTTCGGCGATGCGCTCCTGCATGGGGGTGTTCACCTCCACGGGGAAGGGCATGGCCTCGGCGGCCTCCAGCACCTCCCTGGCCACGCCCCGCTCATCGGCGCCGGGGGCCAGGATGACCATGACCTCGCTGTCGGTGATGGGGCAGGGATCCTCCGTCACTTCGGCGCGGCCGCTGCGGCGGTACACGGACTGCACCCCGGGGATGGCCTTCAGCCGCGCATCCAGGTGCACATTGGCC is a genomic window containing:
- a CDS encoding bifunctional methionine sulfoxide reductase B/A protein; amino-acid sequence: MEARVEQGGKKTKEELKKVLTPEQYRVTQEAGTEAPFTGEYWNSKGDGIYVDVVSGKALFSSKDKFDSGCGWPSFTKPLEPGEVVERRDVSHGMVRTEVRSRDADSHLGHVFDDGPAPTGQRYCINSASLRFVPVADLEARGYGQYLALFGLAPSRKEVATLAGGCFWGMEDLVRERPGVIKTRVGYTGGTTQHPVYEDVHTGTTGHAEAIEVTFDPARTSYEALLKFFFTIHDPTTPNRQGNDIGTQYRSAIFYHDEAQRKTAEKVKAEVEASGKWKRPLTTEIAAAGTFWPAEEYHQDYLKKHPGGYTCHYIRPFTF
- a CDS encoding Kelch repeat-containing protein → MDLFSGKGMGCLGLGVLVIVLAVSCPMMISGPSDPVLFETKAVTVAPGELFRVSVRLLGPEQKMGRVAYDFQPGSPKGGPKWAFEGDGSMGSKPDGVVLGGNVISLMCLAPSQPGTYTLKGSYPGWFTPSLKCQVTAARAGDLVGPAMGLVVPEMEAGRLSWRWAVGPVLEDCSATLLEDGSVLVAGGWEDRASRRASDQAFRYWPASRKTVAVGPMMKGRALQEWVRLKDGRVLLYGGAGTSDGEVFDPASNTFRLVTGVTLEGFGIRLCLLKDGQVLGIPCVGEDGVQGLPGPPSAFLLDGKTLALRGTIPVLSLRENPTITALPDGGALVVGPPPNPGDPDRFLAPDPGSLTERFDAASRSFRPGPLVLRGRRDHQALAFPDGRVLILGGWSNAYASPGMSGRSLVEQAEWFDPATGAFVDGDTFRSLDTEPAAVLQDGSLLYGAGTRLFRGFPARGRAVANALIPHRMVPLPDGRVLLLSRASLATQLLYP
- a CDS encoding Kelch repeat-containing protein: MAVGGVGEDEAAVRGLEMFEPGPERFREVGGTLFEYQDPALAILRDGSVLVTGASPDEDLYRFRKEPGDVRAELLRWDPEAHSYQASPLSAPPGAYQKAVVLPSGRVLLVGFHSNALFDPGTGRFGNRLPFGGRHAFDDGQGRVLVVGPLGSNPNLFHVRQVDAEAGKTLHEWDVVASEGAAVVRLGDGRLLFAGGRFPTKDKADVVLFDPSSGLRAELAGLLHRRARATALLGQDGRALFIGGDLQSDLPTMIVERYEVQGAR
- a CDS encoding RHS repeat-associated core domain-containing protein, encoding MTRYYTYDRHPEFLDPARTTSVRDVRSDPSGPQANPPTQSTTFDATTFLPLGTYLDGGSSVGQIGRAFTYASSGNLSGHLQTVTNYATGAVFSAAGVATQTCALDPATALPSSLSVTYDGPAGYTNAFSNGWTAYDTADRPTTSTDGLGVVTQTTYDGRGRVTTLQRGGQSDVTFTYPSETTWTSTQNLRNTVVNLDAFGRVKTRLRGVDGVTEICTYDGNGNPASLQERSSAGNSRVQARTFDGLGRLKTHTPLRGPMVTYSYSTDSSGGQVTSIAYSGQSFTTSTTQDCWGQTVASTDPYATVTTTRYDAMGHVVSLTTTPAGLVGQTRTFTYNAAGLLVNRTSPETGTTTFGPTFNQLGLPLTVTEGTGRARTISYDGLGRIRTVVNGTDQAITHFNGLRISTCSTTSAGQASSIQYTLDDYGRLQAEQVLPPGATTPWNQSYTYDSAGRMRSVTYPDGRIVGYVFDDTGNFGRTTSVTVNGATFANVTYDEFGWGNRRTLTFVSTGSSNTWEYTSDGTQLSSQTVNPVGSSAIVRNYAYDALNHLNQAGEWASLSHDFLGRLTSASGDGVSATFSHDGYGNNTYSQAGSAAGFNNFAYLPLPSNRATASDTSGAATGWSYNANGEALTAGTALGSVYPQLGLAWDGLDRLSSSSLPGFTESYGYLPNGLRVQRLNSADPSQNRRYAYAFTGNLLAEYTGSGNTWSWLGDIVYLGSQAIAEFSNAGTLELHADHLGTPKVLTSGQTGALLGIQAFGPFGEPRGSYLTLTGYTGHQQADSTGLIYMRGRFYSPAWHRFLNSDQGADPNQPNQYAYCGGSPFMLTDPSGLDSSGYWVYLITCNGAGIYVSTSKEDAESALINYQAHGTEKYGSDAQFQMTGTYYSMDSKSTTPSFQTDSGRWVTLTSSGEWIYGIAPITEAGDSRSSQTDVQFDKPKIWFGDIRYPERPTIGDYAFKTLGLGPASVTLYTDKFGGYHVANSLGKGIGIPFQAGYGWFSESVSSSAEVSERLKGLSFTLGAAAAGGVNAVGSTPIIPASQTAAEVSFGPPSASVGVSWGWN